Below is a genomic region from Gloeomargarita sp. SKYB120.
CAGGGGGTGGATGTCATCAACATGGGGATTGGCGACCCCGACCAGCCGACGCCCGCCCATGTGGTCCAGGCCATGCACCAGGCGATTGACGACCCCAGCACCCATAATTACCCCCCCTATCAAGGCACCAAGGAGTACCGGCAGGCAGCGGCGGCGTGGATGCAGCGGCGGTTTGGGGTGACGGTGGACCCGGACCGGGAAGTGGTGTCTTCTATCGGTTCCAAAGAAGCTATCCACAACACGTTTTTGGCGTTTGTGGACCCCGGCGACTACGTGCTCATCCCTGACCCGGCCTATCCCGTCTATCGCACGTCCACGTTGTTTGCTGGTGGCGAAAGCTATGTCATGCCCCTGAAACAAGAGCGGGGGTTTTTACCGGATTTCACAGCGATTCCCACGGACGTGGCGCGGCGGGCCAAGTTGCTCTGGCTGAACTATCCGAATAACCCAACGGGCGCCATTGCCGATTTGGACTTTTTTGCCGAAGCGGTGGCCTTTTGCCGAGAGTTTGACATCTTGTTGTGCCATGACCACGCCTACTCAGAAATGGCCTACGACGGCTACAAACCCCCCAGCGCGTTGCAGGTGCCAGGCGCCAAGGACGTGACGATTGAATTTCACAGCCTGTCCAAGTCCTACAACATGACTGGCTGGCGGGTGGGGTTTGTCTGCGGGTCAGCGGTGGGCGTCCAGGCGCTCGGTCAGGTAAAAACCAACGTGGACTCCGGCGTCTTCAAAGCCATTCAACGGGCGGCGATTGCAGCCTTTCAGACCACGGAAGCGCAATTGCAGGCGCTCATGCAGGTGTATCAACGGCGGCGGGACTTAGTGGTCTCGGG
It encodes:
- a CDS encoding pyridoxal phosphate-dependent aminotransferase gives rise to the protein MQPARRLQQIPPYLFAEIDRKRDALVAQGVDVINMGIGDPDQPTPAHVVQAMHQAIDDPSTHNYPPYQGTKEYRQAAAAWMQRRFGVTVDPDREVVSSIGSKEAIHNTFLAFVDPGDYVLIPDPAYPVYRTSTLFAGGESYVMPLKQERGFLPDFTAIPTDVARRAKLLWLNYPNNPTGAIADLDFFAEAVAFCREFDILLCHDHAYSEMAYDGYKPPSALQVPGAKDVTIEFHSLSKSYNMTGWRVGFVCGSAVGVQALGQVKTNVDSGVFKAIQRAAIAAFQTTEAQLQALMQVYQRRRDLVVSGLQSLGWPITAPKATLYVWAPVPPGYTSTEFATLLLEKCGIIVPPGNGYGAAGEGFFRIALTVPEERVKLAIERMHQAGIRYR